In one window of Chryseobacterium viscerum DNA:
- the rnc gene encoding ribonuclease III, with protein MELQKYFSKFLLKKRKRQLTEREYFLSTELQKVLGTEVQNIALYREAFSLKNSSKNQDSNYERLEFLGDSVLGTIISCHLFQTYPQANEGYLTQMKSKIVNRKNLNKLGEDLKLTNLLQKQNSSSALGENISGNLFEALIGAVYLDFHYDTCKRIILEKLLTPSEINKLENKIVSYKGLLLEWSQKKKVNIKYETCEEIQANKSVVFRCHVWLGEGKIANATETSKKKAEEKAAQRAFYILNKKENILGNSKTL; from the coding sequence ATGGAGTTACAGAAATACTTTTCTAAATTCCTTCTCAAAAAAAGAAAAAGACAATTAACGGAGAGAGAATATTTTCTCAGTACCGAGCTTCAAAAAGTTTTAGGTACAGAGGTACAGAATATAGCTCTTTACCGCGAGGCCTTTTCTTTGAAAAATTCTTCTAAAAATCAAGACAGCAATTACGAAAGACTTGAATTTTTGGGAGATTCTGTTTTGGGTACAATTATTTCTTGTCATCTGTTCCAGACCTATCCTCAGGCAAATGAGGGGTATCTGACCCAGATGAAATCTAAGATTGTTAATAGGAAAAACCTCAATAAATTAGGCGAAGACCTCAAGCTTACGAACCTTTTGCAAAAGCAAAACAGTTCTTCCGCTTTGGGTGAGAATATCTCCGGAAATTTATTTGAAGCTCTAATTGGTGCCGTTTATTTAGACTTCCATTATGATACCTGTAAAAGGATTATTTTGGAAAAATTGCTGACCCCTTCTGAAATCAATAAGCTTGAAAACAAAATTGTAAGCTATAAAGGTCTCCTGCTTGAATGGAGCCAAAAGAAGAAAGTCAATATAAAGTACGAAACCTGCGAAGAAATACAAGCTAATAAGTCTGTGGTATTCCGATGTCACGTGTGGCTGGGTGAAGGAAAAATTGCTAATGCAACGGAAACTTCCAAGAAAAAAGCAGAGGAAAAGGCAGCACAAAGGGCATTTTATATTTTAAATAAAAAAGAAAATATACTTGGAAATTCAAAAACTTTATGA
- a CDS encoding IPExxxVDY family protein → MEIQKLYDLDDIEFEDITIGLVRLAKDVPAHEFFYKINQANNLSFSRKKDLVFHGGYYDYFFPRFEAYHKFSRTCFTFISNKSSESKQKKVQTELFTEEENIKFLLNNQVDVEYILHSSEQFPDFSVILLPENLVFPIQDYTLSSEEELYQIIQYYE, encoded by the coding sequence TTGGAAATTCAAAAACTTTATGATCTTGATGATATAGAATTTGAAGATATTACCATAGGATTGGTAAGATTAGCAAAAGATGTACCTGCTCATGAGTTTTTTTACAAAATAAATCAAGCTAACAATCTCAGTTTTTCAAGAAAAAAAGATCTTGTCTTTCATGGAGGATATTATGATTATTTTTTTCCAAGATTTGAGGCCTACCACAAGTTTTCCAGGACCTGTTTTACCTTTATTTCAAATAAATCTTCTGAAAGTAAGCAAAAAAAAGTTCAGACAGAACTCTTTACAGAAGAAGAAAACATTAAATTTTTATTAAATAATCAGGTAGATGTGGAATATATTCTGCATAGTTCGGAACAGTTTCCTGATTTTTCCGTAATTTTGCTCCCTGAAAATCTTGTGTTTCCAATTCAAGATTATACACTGAGTTCTGAAGAGGAACTTTATCAAATTATCCAGTATTATGAATAA
- the pyk gene encoding pyruvate kinase: MNKYLKKTKIIATLGPASSSKEVMLDLMKAGVDIFRINFSHADYDLVRKNIEIIRELNSEYGYSVGILGDLQGPKLRVGVVKEGSYLNPGDILTFTNEKMEGDSTKVYMTYQQFPQDVKVGERILIDDGKLMLEVIETNEKDTVKAKTIQGGPLSSKKGVNLPNTNVSLPALTEKDIQDANFMLDMEVDWIALSFVRHAQDIIDLKELIANHPNGKFKTPIIAKIEKPEGVKNIEEILLECDGLMVARGDLGVEVPMEEVPAIQKNLVEKARFYSKPVIIATQMMETMINSLTPTRAEVNDVANSVLDGADAVMLSGETSVGRYPVQVVENMAKIVKNIETTHFYQHKNEPIEKDYNCIDERFITNRVCLAAVRIAKTTNVSAIVTLTHSGYTAFQLAAHRPNSHIIVYSGNKRVITMLNLLWGVHAYYYDMKKSTDETIIQVNMLTHNYGYIETGDFVININATPSYEGGKTNTLRLTTV, from the coding sequence ATGAATAAGTATTTAAAGAAGACAAAAATTATCGCAACACTAGGACCTGCTTCATCATCGAAGGAGGTAATGTTAGATTTAATGAAAGCGGGTGTTGATATTTTCAGAATAAATTTTTCCCATGCAGATTACGACTTAGTTCGAAAAAATATTGAAATAATTAGAGAGCTCAACAGCGAGTATGGTTATTCAGTGGGAATCCTGGGAGATCTTCAGGGCCCTAAGCTGAGAGTAGGAGTTGTAAAAGAGGGATCTTACCTGAACCCAGGTGATATTCTTACCTTCACCAACGAAAAGATGGAGGGAGATTCCACTAAGGTGTACATGACTTATCAACAGTTTCCACAAGACGTAAAAGTAGGAGAAAGAATCCTTATTGATGATGGGAAGCTAATGCTGGAGGTTATCGAAACCAATGAAAAAGATACTGTAAAAGCGAAAACCATTCAAGGAGGTCCGTTAAGTTCTAAAAAAGGAGTTAATCTACCTAATACAAATGTTTCTCTTCCTGCTTTGACAGAAAAGGATATTCAGGATGCTAATTTCATGCTTGACATGGAAGTTGACTGGATTGCCTTATCATTTGTTCGTCATGCACAGGACATCATTGACCTAAAAGAATTAATTGCAAACCATCCAAACGGTAAATTCAAGACTCCGATTATTGCGAAGATTGAAAAGCCTGAAGGCGTTAAAAATATTGAAGAAATCCTTCTTGAATGTGATGGATTAATGGTTGCCCGTGGAGACCTTGGAGTAGAAGTTCCAATGGAAGAAGTTCCTGCCATCCAGAAAAATCTGGTAGAAAAAGCAAGATTCTATTCTAAACCAGTAATCATTGCTACTCAGATGATGGAAACAATGATCAACAGCTTAACACCAACAAGAGCTGAAGTAAATGACGTGGCCAACTCTGTATTGGACGGAGCTGATGCGGTAATGCTTTCCGGAGAAACTTCTGTAGGTAGATATCCGGTACAGGTTGTGGAAAACATGGCTAAAATTGTAAAGAATATTGAAACGACTCATTTTTACCAACACAAAAATGAGCCTATCGAGAAAGATTATAACTGTATTGATGAAAGATTCATTACCAACAGGGTGTGCCTTGCAGCAGTAAGAATTGCTAAAACAACAAACGTTTCTGCTATTGTAACACTTACTCATTCTGGGTATACGGCTTTCCAGCTTGCAGCACACAGACCAAATTCTCATATCATTGTATACAGTGGTAACAAAAGAGTTATTACGATGCTGAACCTTCTTTGGGGTGTTCACGCCTATTATTATGATATGAAGAAATCTACTGATGAAACGATTATCCAGGTAAATATGTTAACGCATAACTATGGTTATATCGAAACCGGAGATTTCGTAATCAACATCAATGCTACTCCATCATACGAAGGAGGAAAAACGAATACACTGAGATTGACGACAGTATAA